The following are encoded together in the Pleurocapsa sp. FMAR1 genome:
- a CDS encoding winged helix-turn-helix domain-containing protein yields MFKGFKSWLADNRNFVFSRYTKDSEKTQEPEKSLIELSPEVRKKLVEDTENLSSNPADKKAIVDALDEAFERWQANPNNNNNSIVILSSPVAAVSRILSETLEDWTKQKQIPMKLLPLQARPVAAEKIKSKLEHYLKQQQPEDDEPEEQSEVIAIPNLSWCFLRSLEGLEGIEYLQSLLCDGSKNRFWIIGGGEVGWEYLNSVCNLEAYCGKVMTLPEIEPEEFQDWLEPIIKNLDITFDKPGIDKRLLEGDKSNKTNYFNRLADISEGISTVAVQAFLKSIHHKEIDEVEDFLKDIETDVEHKLSEKVVVAQTPHLPDLADLESADQYLLYSLLLHGDITISALAESLGDEQSQVQNRVQVLRNKGVVEQQEKVIKINPIHYPKIKRELAQNNFVINRD; encoded by the coding sequence ATGTTCAAGGGATTTAAAAGTTGGCTAGCTGATAATCGTAATTTTGTATTTTCTCGGTACACTAAAGACTCGGAAAAAACCCAAGAGCCTGAAAAATCGCTAATTGAATTGTCACCAGAAGTCAGAAAAAAGCTGGTGGAGGACACTGAAAATCTATCTAGCAACCCTGCTGATAAAAAGGCGATTGTCGATGCCTTGGATGAAGCTTTTGAACGTTGGCAGGCTAATCCCAATAATAATAATAATTCAATTGTAATTCTTAGTAGTCCTGTGGCTGCGGTGTCCCGTATATTATCAGAGACTTTAGAAGACTGGACAAAACAGAAGCAAATACCGATGAAGCTTTTGCCCCTGCAAGCCAGACCAGTTGCTGCGGAGAAGATTAAATCTAAATTAGAGCATTATCTCAAGCAACAACAGCCTGAAGATGATGAACCAGAAGAACAGTCAGAGGTAATAGCAATTCCTAACCTTAGCTGGTGTTTTTTGCGATCGCTTGAAGGTTTAGAAGGAATTGAATATCTACAGTCATTATTGTGTGATGGCTCTAAAAATCGCTTCTGGATTATTGGCGGGGGTGAAGTAGGATGGGAATATTTAAACTCAGTCTGCAATTTAGAGGCATATTGCGGAAAAGTGATGACGTTACCTGAAATTGAGCCTGAAGAATTTCAAGACTGGCTCGAACCTATTATTAAGAATTTAGATATTACTTTTGATAAGCCAGGCATTGATAAACGGCTTTTAGAAGGCGACAAGTCAAATAAAACCAATTATTTCAATCGCCTAGCCGATATTTCAGAAGGAATTAGCACTGTAGCCGTCCAGGCTTTTTTAAAATCAATTCACCATAAAGAAATAGATGAAGTTGAGGATTTTCTAAAAGACATTGAAACAGATGTAGAACACAAGCTATCTGAAAAAGTTGTAGTGGCTCAAACTCCTCACCTACCCGATTTAGCCGATCTAGAGTCAGCAGACCAATATCTTTTGTACTCTCTTTTGCTTCATGGAGACATAACCATATCTGCCTTAGCTGAAAGTCTGGGAGACGAGCAATCCCAAGTACAAAACCGAGTCCAAGTGCTGCGTAATAAGGGTGTAGTAGAACAACAGGAAAAAGTTATCAAGATAAATCCCATTCACTATCCCAAGATTAAACGAGAATTAGCTCAAAATAACTTTGTCATTAACAGGGACTAA
- a CDS encoding mechanosensitive ion channel family protein, translating to MDSFTPIQTATQQLTSMVKSTIQLLPNILIAVVVFIIFWFIARFSRRLIKNFTKRKKSRNLGLVLARLSQGFIILVGAFIALAIIIPSFKPGDLVQLLGVSGVAVGFAFRDILQNFLAGILILITEPFVISDQIVFNDFEGTVEDIQTRATMIRTYDGTRIVIPNAELFTNSVKVNTAFEKRRLQYDIGIGYGDNIAEAKKIILDVLHDDPQAISDPPPEALVVELADSTVNIRARWWISPPGRAEAIDSQDMVLTELCNRLVAAGIDLPFPTQQILFHDQTEETDGDRARQREGWPSVKGNNPKARDISDSLRQLAQIRNNKENDKNNNDSVRHG from the coding sequence ATGGATTCTTTTACACCTATACAAACCGCGACGCAACAGTTGACCTCAATGGTCAAAAGCACTATACAGTTGTTGCCGAATATACTAATCGCAGTTGTTGTCTTTATTATTTTTTGGTTTATTGCCAGATTTTCCCGCAGGTTAATTAAAAATTTTACCAAGCGTAAAAAGTCCCGTAACCTAGGTCTGGTTTTAGCTAGGCTTTCCCAGGGATTTATTATCTTAGTAGGTGCTTTTATTGCCTTGGCAATTATTATTCCTTCTTTCAAGCCAGGAGATTTAGTACAGCTATTAGGAGTTAGTGGGGTTGCCGTCGGTTTTGCTTTCCGCGATATTTTGCAAAATTTTTTGGCAGGTATTTTAATTTTAATTACTGAACCTTTTGTCATTAGCGATCAGATAGTATTTAATGACTTTGAAGGTACGGTAGAAGACATTCAGACCCGTGCTACTATGATTAGAACTTATGACGGGACTAGAATTGTAATTCCCAATGCCGAGCTATTTACCAACTCAGTCAAAGTGAATACAGCCTTTGAAAAACGTCGTTTACAGTATGATATCGGCATTGGCTATGGTGACAATATTGCCGAAGCCAAGAAAATCATCTTAGATGTACTCCACGACGATCCTCAAGCTATATCAGATCCGCCTCCTGAAGCATTGGTAGTAGAGTTAGCCGATAGCACCGTCAATATTCGCGCTCGCTGGTGGATTAGTCCTCCTGGTCGTGCCGAAGCCATAGACTCTCAAGATATGGTATTAACCGAGTTGTGTAATAGACTAGTAGCTGCTGGTATAGATTTACCTTTCCCCACTCAGCAAATCTTGTTCCACGATCAAACAGAAGAGACAGATGGCGATCGCGCTCGTCAAAGAGAAGGCTGGCCCTCGGTTAAAGGTAACAATCCCAAAGCTAGGGATATTAGCGATTCTCTGCGACAACTAGCTCAGATACGTAACAATAAAGAAAATGACAAGAATAATAATGACAGTGTGCGACACGGCTAA